agggaaaaagaagaagaaacagggGAGAAATGCAGAGACCGCAAGAACAGCGTTCAAGATCTGTGAAATCGGCCACCACCATCCACGGCTGCGCTCAGTCGGGAGACATCAACGGCCTCCAGAAGCTGCTCAGAGACGACAAGTCTCTCGTCAATGAAAGAAACCCCGTCGTAAGATCTCCCTCTCTGTTGAATCCTGCTCCTGAAACGACGCGTCTCTTGCCTGGATGGGTAGACTATTTTAGGATTTCGcacacggaaaaaaaaaagtgcgaaCTTTTGAGCTGCTTGCGAATGGATGGATTGTGATTATGCGTTTTCTGCAATTGGGTCGTTTCAATCGTCCAACTTTATTGAAGAGTTTCTGCATTGTTGGGTTTTCCAAAGAGACGTGTAGTTGGGATGTTAGATTCTTGGGTGTGGGAACAACGTTACCATTCAGAAGTTTATGGGCGCTgcgaatttgaaaaagaaggtTGGATTTGGATCCGGTGAATGTTTAAGCGGGCTATTAGTTTTAAGTTTTGCAAGTCATTTTGTGCGGTGACTCTGTTGTTATCTTGATAGACGCTTTTAGTAAGCTTGTTTATGTTTAGAGAAGATAGGTTGCGCAGAAGATGTGGCtgattttgtttgaaataaaatgGTTCTTAGCTGTTTAAGCTGTGATTATGAGTTTTGATTGTCTCAATGAAACTAGACAGAGGCGAAGTACAAGTGGATCAAGGTGCATTGTGGAACCTTTCAAATATGCGAAGAAATAAGTTGGACCCCGTCTAAATATTTAAGTTTTTGTTAAAATGCATGCTTGTGCTTTCCGACAAAGTGAAGGGCAGGCTTGGATCCTGTTCTCAGTTCCTCACACTTCTATTTCGTAATCTCGTTGAGCATGTAGTTTCCCTCTATCATTCTATCATCGTGCTGTACATGACGGAAAGTGTTGAGGATTATAGAAGAACTGTAATTTGCAATGTAGACTGTAGGTTTAAACTTATGCATTAACTAGTTCCACAGTCTCTGACAAGGACACTGGTATATAAGCTTGAATGTTTCTGAAAATTCTGAAATATGGAATGTGGCTTCTATAGAACCAGATGTAGAATGGTTGGCGAGGAGTGATTTTGGTTTAAAATTAGTTTAGCCTTGACTGTTCATACAGGCGGGCTTGTTGAGTTGTTTATATGCAGAAAACATCGGTAAGCTAGAGAAGATACAAGTGATGTTCACTTGTTTTAGAAGGGAATTTACCTGCTAAATGAAGGATCCATCACTTGCCTTGTCCTCAAAGACATCCTTCAATACTGGCAAATTTACTCAGAATAGCGTCACCTGTTTTCTTGTTTCGTCAGTGGATTTGTAGAATAATCTTACtgttaaattttcaatttcatagtCTTTTGATAGGTAAGTAGGAGGGGAAAAGTAGGACTCAAAACCCAATAGCTTTTTTATCTTTGTGTAATTGGGCCACGACTAGGCcaattctttcccttttctgctTCGTTCAATTAGGATCGGCGATCACATAGAAGAACATCCGATATATAGTAACATGCTGGTGATATAAGGTCAAGCTCCCTGTGTTCGACCGTGTTTCTGCTTGTTGTATCCTTTTTGATTGGTGAATCAtactaaagaaaaataaggacTTCCTGTTTTATGCAGATGGCTCAGACACCACTCCATGTTTCCGCAGGATACAACAAGTCTGATATAGTTAAATTTTTACTCAACTGGCAAGGACCTGAAAAGGTTGAGATGGAAGCCAAGAACATGGTAAGTTGTATCATGTGCCTATCTTCCTCCTAAATTCAGGAATACTCTCCCTTCCTGTGAAACACTTCTCTAAACGTGTTTATATCTTCTTGATTTACCGATATTGTATAGTTTTACCTCATTATTAATGACTGTTGATGTCACACTCTGCAGTATGGAGAAACTCCTCTGCACATGGCAGCCAAGAATGGATGCACTGATGCTGCGCGGTTACTTCTTGCTCATGGTGCTTTTATTGAAGCCAAAGCAAATGTCCATATTCTAATGACCTTTATTTCTGGTTCATTTCGTAGAATCTGCATAAAAGACCGGGGACGAGCAAAGACTACCACCTGATCAGACTTTCTTGTTTTAATGTTATTGCATGCAGAATGGAATGACACCATTACATCTAGCTGTTTGGTTCTCACTGCATGCTGAGGACTGCTCAACTGTTGAGATTTTGCTCGAGCATAATGCAGACTGCACTGCAGAGGATGATGTATGGCAtagtattctttttctttttcctggacCTATTCAAGCTTATTTGGTTTGGGCACAATTTCTTTTTCGCTGAATGGTTTCTGACATGTCGAGTGTAATACTTAGTCACAATCCAATGACAGGAGAAGATGACTCCTCTAAATCACCTCTCACGGGGTCCAGCAAGTGAGAAGTTGAAGGAGTTATTAAATAGGCATCTTGAAGAGCAGCGACGGAAGAAAGCCCTTCTAGCATGCAgcgaaacaaaagcaaaaatggaAGAGCTAGAGAAAGAATTATCTAATATCGTAGGTCTGCATGAGCTCAAGGTGCAATTGCGAAAATGGGCGAAGGGCATGCTTTTGGATGAGAGGCGCCGGGCTCTTGGCCTAAAAGTTGGAGCCAGAAGACCTCCTCACATGGCCTTTCTTGGAAATCCTGGAACAGGTAACAGATGGCTGGTTGCATTATTACTTCTAGAGTGTTACTTGTTTTCTCTATGATTCATACCTATTATCCCTTGGATGAGGTGACAAAGGAACTGAATTATCCCTAGAAGAAAATTTATGTGAGTAAGAGATCAAAGAAAAGTTTTCCTTTTCGCAGTTATAATTCGCCAAAATCTCCTTAATGATCTAATCTTATCACTAATAAGTCAGAGGAGGATGAACCGTTTAATTGTTAAATCCACCGGACGGTGGACTCGTCCATTATTGCCTATTTGCATCTTGTAAGTTGATTTGACACTTGGAACGATGTCACAGGTAAGACAATGGTAGCAAGAATCCTTGGAAAATTGCTTCATATGGTGGGAATTTTAGCCACTGATAAGGTAACAGAAGTACAGCGGACGGATTTGGTAGGGGAATTCGTGGGACATACTGGACCGAAGACCCGGAGAAAGGTGATGCCTTCTCTTCAAGTTCACTTTTGATAGTTCAAAGAGTCAGTAACATAATATTATGGAAGATGAGAGGCATTTCATCAACCCTTTGCTTATGGTACTCTGAATATGCAGATTAAAGAAGCTGAGGGAGGCATTCTCTTTGTGGATGAAGCTTATCGGTTGATACCGATGCAAAAGGCAGATGATAAGGACTACGGATTAGAAGCATTGGAGGAGATAATGTCAGTCATGGACAGCGGGAGCATTGTTGTCATATTCGCCGGATATAGTGAACCGATGAAGCGTGTGATCACTTCTAACGAGGGCTTCTGCAGAAGAGTGACAAAGTTTTTCCATTTCGACGACTTCACCTCGGAAGACCTCGCCAAGATTCTTTTCATCAAGATGAATGAACAAGGAGAAGATAGCTTGTTGTATGGATTTAAGTTACACGCATCATGCAGCGAAGATGCCATAGCAGCGTTGATCCAGACAGAGACGACGGAGAAGCAGCGCCGGGAAATGAACGGAGGTTTAGCTGTAACCATGCTGATAAACGCCAGGGAGAACTTGGATCTTCGGCTCGATTTCGACTGTGTAGACACGGATGAACTAAGAACAATCACCTTGGAGGATCTAGAAGTAGGCCTTCGGCTGGTATCCGAATAAATACGGATCTCGTCGGGTTAGAACAGCTTGTAATATTCTTTCGGCTTTGTGCGATTATGATGATGTGTCACGAGATTGATTGAGTTCGCGTAGAGGATTATTTATCTTGTTAGTAGGAAATGATTCATTTGATTGGTTGTATCATAGGTTTCGGGCTTGATAATGATTCATTGGTGTTTTTTCCAGGACTATGAGTTTCTCATGTAATCAGTTTAAGGTAAAAAACATAACAAGAAAAGGTATGCATCAGACATAAACCACCCCGTTCCATTTGGTCCCAAAATCTATACTGTTATTCTGGTATATGACAAGATGAGCAACCTGCCTTTGCGCCCTTTGCGTGCGAGCAAAATTCAGAATCTTTCCATCGGGGACCCCCAAAAAACAGGGGAGAAAAAcagcccaagaaaaaaaaacgatatAAAGAATTATAGCGGAATAACAtcagaaaaagagaggaggaaatacCAAACGCTGTGGCTAACAAAGATAACCAGAACCAGAGCCAGCAGAGTTGGagtggcctctctctctctctctctgtctctctctctgctgtgGAGTGTGGAGAGAATTATGGTGTCCACTTCCCCATCTATAACCTCTTCATCTCCTTCATTTCCTTCGAGCTCGAGCAGTAACTCCTCGCCCACATACGCTTGCATCAGAATCAGACCGTTCAATCACTCAAAGCACCATCTTTTTCGATTTCGGCGAACACCCAGGTTGGCTCTGAAACTGTGCGCTTCAGCTTCGAAGCAGTCGATCGAGGATGGTTCGGCTGACAAGTTCTTGGAGAACAATTCGATAGCCGACTTCATGAGGTTCAAGAGAGGGAGTCGTAAGGGCAATGGAGAGCTGCAGACTGCCGTTGTCAGCTACCGAAAGACGTTCCCTTGGTCTCTTCTCTGGCCTTTTCTTCAGGTGATTTGTGCATACTTTTGAATATTGATTCGTCAAGCAAGGAGTTATTGTTTTAGCTTGTTAATTTTCTGAAAtgggttttcttttctgttctttcccCTCAAATTGTTGCAGGTTGATTTGGTATCAACAATTCATATCGCTGATAAAGAGTAtgtattctctttttttttttttggtaaagagtaTGTATTCTCTTTTATACCCAGTTTTATCAATTTGGTGTTGCATGGGCTCTGCTGTGTCCTTAAACTTATTTTGGTGTTAAGAGATTGCTTAGAACACTAACTAATCAAATCCGACATTAAAATTCAACTACTATCTATGCTTCTTCCCAACATTACATATAATGTGTCATTCGTTAGAACCAAACTATCTGTCGCTGTAATTTGTATCTCTATGATTTACTGGTTGATGCACCACATTGACACAATCCATTGACGTCTGATTCTGAGCAAGAATGACAAGTGCCTGGGTTCGGTATCTCTTCAACATATTTGGACTAAGATTATGAAACCCTTTTGAAGGTACTTTTCCACCCTCCAGAGAGAACTTGAGCCCTATGATTGTGTGCTTTATGAGATGGTGGCTAGCAGAGAGAGTTTGGAGAACAGAAGAAGCCCTGTAGCCACAAAGAGACTTAAGAGTTCACGTGTACGAGGATTTAACATTTTGGGATGCATCCAACGACAGATGGCGCGGATTCTAATGCTTGATTTCCAGTTGGATTGTCTTGATTATCAAGCTGAGAATTGGTACCACGCGGATCTTGACTTTGAGACCTTCAAGTTACTTCAGGTGTCTTATTACACGACTCTTCTGAATTTTATGCATTTGGCATGGTGATTGACTTGAATGCACGGCGCTTTAGTGGGGCTTAGATCATGCAGATTCTGGTTTAGTTCATTAATTGGAATATGTAGAAGTTATTGGATAGAGCATGCTAATTTTCACATGTGTATGTGAAATAACTTGCACCAGCATGAGCATGCTCTTGGGTTTTCTGTCAAAAGCTTCAGTACCCTTGCATGTTGAACCAGTAATCTGATCTTGAGTTTGCATTTAGACACGCTAATTGACCGACgaagaaaaaattatctaaatttcttaaaattgcTGGTAGGATAGTTACCTCTCCTATAAACGAACAGGAAGTTGTGAAGATGGATATTCTCAAGCTATATGTACTTACGTACTAACCTGCACCTCCAATTAAAGTTAGTTGTGCAAGTTGCATGAACTTAGTTTGGAAACTTTTGCTTTGTTAAATACATGGCTCGAGAATTAATCAGATACATTCACTTTTCAGCTTGAAAAAGGCGAAAGCTTTTTCACCTTCGCGAGAGATATGACCCTTAGATCGACAAAAGCTATGATCCAACCCGCTTCATTTCCCGAAGATCTTGGTCCCTGGAGATCGAAGCTCCTTTGGGCTTCGAGGGTGCTACCGATGCCACTTGTTGGTCTTCTCATCATCGGAAGTGTCTGTGCAGACGTCGGAAGTCAGGCATCAGAATATCCAGAACTAGAAGCTTTGTCGAGACTTGACTTGGGTGCTGCAATGAAGGTTTTCTTGGCAAGGCGGCTGACATCTGAGTGAGTACTTTTGTCAGTTTCTCCTTATATAATAAGTCCGATGACGATGTCTTAGTATCTGCTCTACTAAGATTGAACGAAAAGTGGGTAGATTAGATCCCTCTCTCATTATTAAGAGGCGGATAATAAGAGGGCTGCTGTTGGATTACTCAAAGTTTTAGCTCTCCTTCTGGCATTATTTCCCTAAATTCATGGATTTTAGGAATGATGTGATAATAAACCTAAACAGGACGTGAGTGGATAAGAAGAACCATGCGACGGACTCACTTAGTAGGAGAGACGTATTATATTTGTTACTGCTTCTATGTGAGAGAGAACCTTCGGTGCACTTATAGGATTACATCAGTTAGGTTCGACTGGCTTGCAAAATTAGCGGTACCATTGGATATATGCATCACGATCTCGTTCCCGTTCTGCTTCGACCTTGTAATCAATCCTTTCGTggtcaatttcaattccatCTTTTCACGTGTGTTTTGGCTATCTTAGGATAGAAATCCATTAGGAGTTCTTTTGCATGACAATGTTGGTTTATTTCGACCTTGTAATCAATCCTTGCGTGGTCAATTTCAATTCCGTCTTTTCATGTGTGTTTCGGCTATCTTAGGATACAAATCCATTAGGAGTTCTTTTGCATGACAAAGTTGGTTCACTTCATTCCTGAACCGAAGTCCATGCAAGCGAGGAAATTGATAAAAAGGTCTGTTCATTTTAAGGTTCACGCAAGTGACGGTAGACGTGGAGGAAAAGTCTGTCATCATCGGCGAGAGAAACAAAGCGGCGATCGAGGCGCTAAGAAGGGCGATCGAAGACGGGCACGGAAGAATCGCAATACTCTACGGGGGTGGTCACATGCCAGACTTGGGGAGGCGGCTGAGAGAAGAATTTGACCTAATTCCAACTCAAGTGCAATGGATAACTGCCTGGTCCATAATGAACCGAGAAATAGAGAACAGCCAGATTCCATTCTTGAAGACCATGGCTGAAGTCTCGGGATGGCCTTTGAACCGGTATCAAACCCTGGCTCTACTGATATTTTCCTCGGTTCTTGCCGTAGATCTGTGGTTCTGGGAGCTGTTCTTTGGCACCACAGTTAGCTGGATTTCAGATGCTGCCACAGAGCTTTCTCAGTACATTGACAGTTTACAGGTAATGTAGATACGAGTACTGGGAATCAATTTGATCAAGCTGAATTGATCAGAATGGCAGGATTTGGCGAATGCCATTTGCCCATGTAAATACATTGCGCTTCTGTGATCGAACACTattgtttttgcaaagggcAAACACAGATAAAATTTGATGGGTTTCCAGCCATTTCGGCTCACCTCCGAATTTCTTCGAGTGAATTTGTCATCGTTGCGGCTCCGGTTGTTTTGGCTTCAGTAGCAATGGCTTTAATTTTGTCAGGAATAAGTGCTGCAATCTTGGATAGTTTATGTTTGGGGGAAGTTTCTCCCgtgacgaaatatttttcatcgaaggtcgttcttcgatttttaaTTGAGGAAATGGGTTGTGTGGCGACTTCGGACTGGAAATATTCAGGCAAATAAGGAATCAACAACTTAAATTTCGGCGTACACAAATTGAGCCAGAATTTAATAAAAGACAGTTTCAACAATAAAAACTTCACAGCCAAAGCCTGAAAATGCTAAGTTATTATGCCGGAATTTAGTTGACTATGCAACACTCAGGACAAAGATACTTATCGAAAGCCTGAAAATGCTAAGCTATTATACAGGAATTTAGTTGATTATGCAACACTCAGCCTGAAAATGCTAAGCTATTATACAGGAATTTAGTTGATTATGCAACACTCAGGATAAAAGATACTgatcgacatttaatcaacgaTGAGGATATAGAAACTACAGCTAGAAACATATCAGCATTTAATTGACAATGTGAGTTAGAGATAAAAGTACAAAGTGGGGAAGTAAAGATATTAAGAGatggtaaatttttttgatttgggCGGGAGGCTTTTAGTGGATAGGCCATGATTCTTATAATGGTTGTACCATAACTACAATCGAGGAATTCCCAGCAATTTAGTccatgttcttttgttttgaaaatCTTGTGCCCATGTTCTCATGATGTCATGACGTTGTTCTCAAGGGATTGTTCCTTTGAAGGTGCATGTTAGTTGTCTTAGGATCACCGTCATACCATTCTTTAGTGGCTTTAAATTTGTAATCGCATCTTGATGTGTTCACCTTTCTTTCAATACTTCAACATCTCGTCGATTCTTTCCAATTGATACTCTTATCGATTAATCCTTACCACTCAATATCTTTACCGATTGACCATTCTTCATTGGATATCGACAATAGATTGGTTATAAACTATTGGTTTTTACCGGAATCGATATCGATATTGCCGTTGACAATGAGTCACATGTTACGGTAATATCCGTTACTTTAATCAAGTGCCGACGACTTATTGGTGCAAAGTAGGTTGATACTCTCTGCCATGCTCGTGCGTGTAACCCGCGATTAGTTATCCAACATCAGAGAGGAAGCATCAACGCATGATGTATCGAAAAAGGAGAGCAACGTCTTGAACTGGAACAAGACATTTTACAGGGTACAGACTTCCATGACTATATCTAGGAAAAAGGAGCAAAAACCCGGTCCGAAAATCATGTCCAGACCAGACATGGCTGGCTCCCACCGGTTCAACCGGATAAAAATTCCGGTTTTTCCCTTTCCACGTGTCGGTTCGATTCAAACTTCGTTGCAGTTTTGAAAGTCCCACTCCCATCCGTGAAATCAGCGACTGGAGTTTCAAGATGAGGCCGTGGCTCCCTTTGTCCTTGGAGCTGCCTGGACAcctgaaacgacgacgtccccCCCAGTAGTAATAATCAAAGCGAATGACACGGCAGAAGTTGCAGAAGACAAAAAGCCCATACGAAGTACCTCCTCTAAAGTTGCTCTTGAACCGGATGGCAACATATCTCATATACCTCATCCGCCCCGTCCACGTCGTCCTCCTCCGCTTCGCCTTCTCGCTCCAGTTATCTACCGACACATGCCATATCAGCACAGCGCGTCTCGTCTAGTCAGTGTAAAGAGACAAAAGAATTTGGAAGTATAAAAAACAGTTTGTACGAAGTCTCACATTGGCGCATGCGCCGGGAAGGGAAGCCGCAGGAGGCACAGCGGCTCTTCTGGAGGTGGAAGCTCCGGCGGCCGCACTGCACGGACCGGGGTGTGCGTCTTGTTTCTCCTCTTCCCGAAGCTTGCCATCCCCTTCGACTGTGAgaacaaaagaaatgaaaaccgTGCACGTGTTGGGAGCTAATCCGACATGAATGAACCAAAATGTGAATCGAGAAGAAGGTGGTTTTTACCATTTTCTGGGCGGTTGATGAGGTGCTACAGCGACGCAGCGCCGTGCAAAAGCCCCACAAAGCGAAAGTGATGGGTGAAGTCGATGAAGTGAATGTTGGATTGTATGTGTTGTGTGATTTACGACGGTGGTGGATCGCTCGATTGATCTGGGGTGCTTCCAGAGATCGCCAAGCCTCGCCGCTTTGACTTTCTCTCTCCAACATCATACTTTGTAATTGCATCTTGACATCGAAATGATCATGCCAcgtgaaattggaattaaagctgctttgtttcacgaaaaataattttaaaaaaaaccatcaaatttttcagtatttgattcacaaaaaataaattaatcaagaaaaatattgtccaccactaaaaagaaaaaccttcgAACACATTCTCTTATCTTTTCCTCTGTGCACTCCTTCgtgatcttttctttttcattattttttttctttttttttcttcctttgccgGTAGCTAGCCATCGTGCTGGCAAGATGGAGCTTACCTGTGGCCAGAGCCGACCGGTcgtggtggaggaagaaggaaaaagaaaaaaaagtaaaataaaaatttgagtttttcttaattttcaaaaaaattattcactttaaCGTTGGCCATATTACGTAGGGCGCTCGGCGTTCACATTAACAATTTCCGGCCAACAATGACGAGGAAAATCCTCACCAAAcgacggaattttttttttcagttcatcTTCGGGTCTCaaccaaatatcgaaaaatattgttatttttcagaaaaaagacttcccaaaaaaataatttttgaaaatgaatggttttgaaaatattttcctaaaaataatcacttgtatcacttacaaatatgaataaacgaaaattattttcatcatacgaaaatatttagacgtaaattgttttcaataatgaaaatatttcatattgaaTAATTATTCCGAGCAatggtttttaagaaaatgacctctaaataaatcattttttgcgaaacaaatagagtcaCGCGAATCATTTAACCCCTAGCAGAATTACTCCATAAGCCATTCGTTGTAGACATATTGAGACGGGATGCCACAATACGACGCAATATGTTGTGATAACAATGCACGTCGGGCTAACAAGTAAAGTTCGTGACTTCACATGTCAAAATCGCATTGCAAATTGATATCGAACTCATGTTATTTTAGGACTTCgtactaaaatattttcatcgtctataCAAATGTTTAGATACAAATTGTAGCCagcaataaaattattttttattgactaattatttcaagcaaaatatatgatgatttttcaaaaaatattttttaaatcatttatttttcacgaacacAATTAGAgcatatatcaaaatcaaatccgGGCAGAAGCTATAATAAGCTATTTTGAGAACGAGTCAATGACGAAACACGCTGCTTCATGTAACTCCTTTCAGTGTGGGCTTAGGGATAAATATAATGAGCTTTGATTTAATGAACTAATCGTACATCGGCTTATGCATGTGTTTTGgtctaataccctaaaaaaaatctttaattttaatttttgtcactattCTACctttatctcataaaaagccTCCAAATTTAAATGCAgtctcaattttaccctaaactttttctttgtctcataaaaaaccctagaCTTTAAGTgtagtctcaattctaccctaaacttttcttatctcataaaaaattgtcaACTTTTGGTGTAGTAACTACCCTAATatatttttatctcataaaaaatctaaactttaggtctagtttgAATTTTACTCtatattttttgtctcataaaagatAATCAACTTTTACTTAAATCCTAAATCTGCCTCAATTAATGCTCCATCAAAATTAGTGATTTTGCGCTCGATTTTCGATCTCTCATGTTTGGGAATGTTCCATTTCTTGAGGTCCGAAGGTCATGCTCGGGACACTCGAATAGCTTGTGTTTGGGAGTTTTTCATTTCTTGGTTGTCCAGGAGAAATTTTGGACGGAGAGTTAATTAAGAAAGATTTGTGGCTCAAGTaacaatttgtaattttttatgtgACTATAAAAATGTTAGAATAAAATTGGGATTAAACCTAAAGTTATAG
This genomic interval from Rhodamnia argentea isolate NSW1041297 chromosome 4, ASM2092103v1, whole genome shotgun sequence contains the following:
- the LOC115740637 gene encoding uncharacterized protein LOC115740637 isoform X1 codes for the protein MMMNLRTYITTDVLLNLLIDNARVGSGAASVANLDSFLTSQRLSLIPFAFLFFSWQCFCVEEASLIKKGKRRRNRGEMQRPQEQRSRSVKSATTIHGCAQSGDINGLQKLLRDDKSLVNERNPVMAQTPLHVSAGYNKSDIVKFLLNWQGPEKVEMEAKNMYGETPLHMAAKNGCTDAARLLLAHGAFIEAKANNGMTPLHLAVWFSLHAEDCSTVEILLEHNADCTAEDDEKMTPLNHLSRGPASEKLKELLNRHLEEQRRKKALLACSETKAKMEELEKELSNIVGLHELKVQLRKWAKGMLLDERRRALGLKVGARRPPHMAFLGNPGTGKTMVARILGKLLHMVGILATDKVTEVQRTDLVGEFVGHTGPKTRRKIKEAEGGILFVDEAYRLIPMQKADDKDYGLEALEEIMSVMDSGSIVVIFAGYSEPMKRVITSNEGFCRRVTKFFHFDDFTSEDLAKILFIKMNEQGEDSLLYGFKLHASCSEDAIAALIQTETTEKQRREMNGGLAVTMLINARENLDLRLDFDCVDTDELRTITLEDLEVGLRLVSE
- the LOC115740637 gene encoding protein CbxX, chromosomal isoform X2 → MAQTPLHVSAGYNKSDIVKFLLNWQGPEKVEMEAKNMYGETPLHMAAKNGCTDAARLLLAHGAFIEAKANNGMTPLHLAVWFSLHAEDCSTVEILLEHNADCTAEDDEKMTPLNHLSRGPASEKLKELLNRHLEEQRRKKALLACSETKAKMEELEKELSNIVGLHELKVQLRKWAKGMLLDERRRALGLKVGARRPPHMAFLGNPGTGKTMVARILGKLLHMVGILATDKVTEVQRTDLVGEFVGHTGPKTRRKIKEAEGGILFVDEAYRLIPMQKADDKDYGLEALEEIMSVMDSGSIVVIFAGYSEPMKRVITSNEGFCRRVTKFFHFDDFTSEDLAKILFIKMNEQGEDSLLYGFKLHASCSEDAIAALIQTETTEKQRREMNGGLAVTMLINARENLDLRLDFDCVDTDELRTITLEDLEVGLRLVSE
- the LOC115740693 gene encoding uncharacterized protein LOC115740693 — translated: MVSTSPSITSSSPSFPSSSSSNSSPTYACIRIRPFNHSKHHLFRFRRTPRLALKLCASASKQSIEDGSADKFLENNSIADFMRFKRGSRKGNGELQTAVVSYRKTFPWSLLWPFLQVDLVSTIHIADKEYFSTLQRELEPYDCVLYEMVASRESLENRRSPVATKRLKSSRVRGFNILGCIQRQMARILMLDFQLDCLDYQAENWYHADLDFETFKLLQLEKGESFFTFARDMTLRSTKAMIQPASFPEDLGPWRSKLLWASRVLPMPLVGLLIIGSVCADVGSQASEYPELEALSRLDLGAAMKVFLARRLTSEFTQVTVDVEEKSVIIGERNKAAIEALRRAIEDGHGRIAILYGGGHMPDLGRRLREEFDLIPTQVQWITAWSIMNREIENSQIPFLKTMAEVSGWPLNRYQTLALLIFSSVLAVDLWFWELFFGTTVSWISDAATELSQYIDSLQVM